A genome region from bacterium includes the following:
- the gap gene encoding type I glyceraldehyde-3-phosphate dehydrogenase gives MSIKVGINGFGRIGRMAFQALCDQGLLGKAIDVVAVVDVSTDADYFAYQMKYDSVHGRFKHTVTTEKSNPASAEADLIVVNGHKIKCVMATKSPDLLPWKALGVDYVIECTGLFTDSEKAKGHLAAGAKKVIISAPGKGEVKTIVMGVNEGEYDSAKHAIVSNASCTTNCLAPVVHVLLKEGFGIETGLMTTIHAYTATQKTVDGPSKKDWRGGRAAAQNIIPSTTGAAKAVGEVLPATKGKLTGMSFRVPTPDVSVVDLTFRTTKDTSIEEIDAALKKASTTYLKNILGVATEELVSTDFIHDPRSSIYDSLATLQNNLKGEKRFFKVVSWYDNEWGYSNRVVELVQYMAQKDGVK, from the coding sequence ATGTCGATTAAAGTGGGTATCAATGGATTCGGGCGTATCGGCCGTATGGCCTTTCAGGCCCTGTGTGATCAGGGGCTTCTGGGCAAGGCGATTGATGTCGTCGCAGTCGTCGATGTTTCGACGGACGCAGACTATTTCGCCTACCAGATGAAGTATGACTCGGTTCACGGCCGTTTCAAACACACCGTCACCACCGAGAAGAGCAATCCTGCCTCTGCAGAAGCGGATCTGATCGTCGTCAACGGTCACAAGATCAAGTGCGTCATGGCGACCAAGTCCCCTGACCTGCTTCCCTGGAAAGCCCTGGGCGTGGATTACGTCATCGAGTGCACCGGTCTGTTCACGGACTCCGAGAAGGCCAAGGGCCATCTCGCCGCGGGCGCCAAGAAGGTCATCATCTCCGCGCCTGGCAAGGGCGAAGTCAAGACCATCGTCATGGGTGTGAACGAGGGCGAATACGACAGCGCGAAGCATGCTATCGTCTCCAACGCGTCCTGCACCACCAACTGCCTGGCCCCTGTGGTCCATGTGCTGTTGAAGGAAGGCTTTGGCATTGAGACCGGTCTGATGACCACCATCCATGCCTATACCGCGACCCAGAAAACCGTTGACGGTCCCTCGAAGAAGGACTGGCGCGGCGGTCGTGCGGCGGCCCAGAACATCATTCCCTCCACCACCGGTGCCGCCAAGGCCGTGGGTGAAGTGCTTCCCGCGACCAAGGGCAAGCTGACGGGTATGTCGTTCCGCGTCCCGACGCCGGACGTCTCCGTGGTGGATCTGACCTTCCGTACCACGAAGGACACGTCGATTGAAGAGATTGACGCGGCGCTCAAGAAAGCCTCCACAACGTATCTCAAGAATATCCTGGGCGTGGCGACGGAAGAGTTGGTTTCGACCGACTTTATCCATGATCCCCGTTCCTCGATCTATGATTCGCTGGCCACGCTGCAGAACAACCTGAAGGGCGAGAAGCGTTTCTTCAAGGTGGTGAGCTGGTACGACAACGAGTGGGGGTACTCCAACCGCGTTGTTGAATTGGTCCAGTACATGGCCCAAAAAGACGGCGTTAAGTAA
- a CDS encoding protein-L-isoaspartate(D-aspartate) O-methyltransferase, with the protein MTNELLQMVGVLRWYGIQDERLLSVMGRLPRHSFIPEPFRDLHNAYGDHPCPIGEGQTISQPFIVAYMTEKLALKPNDKVLEIGTGSGYQAAVLAGMGARVYTVEIIPALALHARSVLAELGEDDHVHVRQGDGYKGWPEEAPFDSVIVTCAPEHVPEALVSQLREGGVMILPTGVWMDQRLVILHKNHDRIEKTDDLPVRFVPMVHPGR; encoded by the coding sequence ATGACGAATGAGCTTCTCCAGATGGTCGGAGTTCTCCGGTGGTACGGGATTCAGGATGAACGTCTGCTTTCTGTAATGGGGCGTCTTCCCCGACATTCTTTCATTCCCGAGCCATTCAGAGATCTCCACAATGCCTATGGCGATCATCCCTGTCCGATTGGCGAAGGACAGACCATCTCCCAGCCTTTTATCGTTGCGTATATGACCGAAAAGCTTGCCCTCAAACCAAACGACAAGGTGCTCGAGATTGGGACAGGCTCTGGGTATCAGGCGGCGGTATTAGCCGGCATGGGTGCCCGCGTGTATACGGTGGAAATTATTCCCGCATTGGCGTTGCATGCCCGAAGCGTTCTGGCAGAGCTAGGCGAGGACGACCATGTGCACGTTCGCCAAGGAGATGGCTACAAGGGGTGGCCGGAAGAAGCGCCGTTTGATTCCGTCATTGTTACCTGCGCCCCTGAACATGTTCCCGAGGCCCTGGTCTCCCAACTGCGGGAGGGGGGCGTTATGATTTTGCCTACGGGCGTCTGGATGGATCAGCGTCTGGTCATTCTCCACAAAAATCATGACCGGATTGAAAAAACCGATGACCTCCCGGTTCGGTTCGTTCCCATGGTACACCCTGGGCGGTAA
- the ruvB gene encoding Holliday junction branch migration DNA helicase RuvB codes for MSERLISDGLNKPDKDLDVRLRPTRFKDFVGQQKASERLELFTQAAKQRGDVMEHVLLSGPPGLGKTTLAYILAAEMGSNIKSTSGPVIDKPGDLAGLLTGLERGDVLFIDEIHRMQRSVEEYLYSAMEDFVIDIMIDQGANARSVRLNLQQFTLIGATTRSGLLTSPFRARFGLPIRLDYYKAADLEHIVMRSARILDVDVDAGGAREIARRSRGTPRICNNLLRRVRDFAQVKADGKINESVAAAALTMLDIDQDGLDEMDKRILETIMHRFSGGPVGLSSLAVSVGEEADTIEEVYEPFLIQEGFIKRTPQGRVATDLCYRRFGVKPNEGQGRLL; via the coding sequence ATGTCCGAGCGATTGATCTCTGATGGGCTGAATAAGCCCGATAAGGATTTGGACGTGCGGTTACGGCCGACCCGTTTCAAGGATTTCGTTGGCCAGCAGAAAGCCAGCGAACGGCTGGAATTATTCACGCAGGCGGCCAAGCAGCGGGGCGACGTCATGGAGCATGTGTTGCTGTCGGGCCCGCCGGGGTTGGGTAAAACCACGTTGGCCTATATCCTCGCCGCGGAAATGGGCTCGAATATCAAATCCACCTCCGGCCCCGTCATTGATAAACCCGGCGATCTCGCCGGCCTGCTGACCGGACTGGAACGGGGTGATGTCTTGTTCATCGACGAAATCCACCGGATGCAACGCTCGGTCGAGGAGTATCTCTACTCCGCCATGGAGGATTTCGTCATTGATATCATGATTGATCAGGGCGCCAATGCCCGTTCGGTCCGGCTGAATCTCCAGCAATTCACCTTGATCGGGGCGACCACACGGAGCGGATTGCTGACCTCCCCGTTCCGGGCCAGGTTCGGCCTGCCCATCCGGCTGGATTACTACAAGGCGGCGGATTTGGAGCACATTGTCATGCGCTCCGCACGAATTCTGGATGTGGATGTCGATGCCGGCGGGGCGCGTGAAATTGCGCGTCGTTCCCGAGGCACGCCCCGTATCTGCAATAATCTGCTGCGGCGGGTGCGTGATTTCGCCCAGGTGAAAGCGGATGGCAAAATCAATGAGTCCGTGGCGGCGGCAGCCCTGACCATGCTGGACATTGATCAGGACGGCCTTGATGAGATGGACAAGCGGATCCTTGAGACCATCATGCACCGCTTTTCCGGCGGGCCCGTTGGGCTGAGTTCGCTGGCCGTCTCGGTGGGGGAAGAAGCCGATACCATTGAGGAAGTGTATGAACCGTTCCTGATTCAGGAGGGATTCATCAAGCGCACGCCGCAAGGGCGTGTGGCGACCGATCTCTGCTACCGGCGTTTCGGGGTCAAACCCAACGAGGGACAGGGGCGGTTGCTCTGA
- a CDS encoding radical SAM protein, whose amino-acid sequence MMTGGYRFLFGPVRSRRLGRSLGIDLVPLKVCTYDCPYCQVGKTTEKTLERREYVPVNGVLGEFDDWLIHDGQADCVTLAGGGEPTLHSRFGEVIDAIGARCSLRRILLSNGSLFSQPDVRVAAAKAEVVKATLSAWDQASFEAVHHPHAALTFEGFINGLNAFRREFSGEYWLEVFVVPGVNDDPERMGRIARLAERIGPDRIHLNTAVRPAQDGLVKPVPSFRMAELAGLFNPVAEVIGVAVAPAPAAPAMTADELVERILGLIQRHPVTTPDLCATLGAGGEEVDSAVTVLLARGVIRIEGGYYVRAIDL is encoded by the coding sequence ATGATGACTGGCGGATATCGTTTCCTGTTCGGCCCAGTGCGCTCACGGCGACTGGGCCGTTCTCTTGGTATTGATCTCGTTCCCCTCAAGGTCTGTACCTATGACTGCCCCTATTGTCAGGTGGGTAAAACCACGGAGAAAACGCTCGAGCGCCGGGAATATGTTCCGGTGAACGGGGTCCTGGGCGAGTTTGACGACTGGTTGATCCACGATGGTCAGGCTGATTGCGTGACCTTGGCCGGGGGCGGCGAGCCGACCTTGCATTCCCGTTTCGGTGAGGTGATTGACGCGATCGGGGCACGCTGCTCGTTACGCCGGATCCTGCTGAGCAATGGCTCCTTGTTTTCGCAGCCTGACGTCCGTGTGGCGGCGGCCAAGGCAGAGGTGGTCAAAGCGACCCTCAGCGCCTGGGATCAGGCCTCGTTTGAGGCGGTTCATCATCCCCATGCGGCGTTGACGTTTGAGGGGTTTATCAATGGCTTGAATGCGTTTCGCCGCGAGTTCTCGGGCGAGTATTGGCTTGAAGTGTTTGTTGTGCCCGGAGTGAATGATGACCCTGAGCGGATGGGGCGCATCGCCCGGTTGGCTGAACGTATCGGGCCGGATCGGATCCATTTGAATACGGCGGTTCGCCCCGCGCAGGATGGTCTGGTCAAGCCTGTCCCGAGTTTCCGGATGGCTGAGCTGGCCGGACTTTTCAACCCCGTTGCCGAAGTCATCGGGGTGGCGGTCGCTCCCGCGCCAGCTGCGCCGGCCATGACGGCCGATGAGCTGGTTGAACGGATTCTGGGTCTGATTCAGCGGCACCCCGTTACCACTCCGGATCTTTGCGCGACGCTCGGGGCGGGGGGCGAGGAAGTGGATTCTGCGGTGACCGTATTGCTGGCGCGTGGTGTAATAAGAATTGAAGGCGGCTATTATGTCCGAGCGATTGATCTCTGA
- a CDS encoding 4Fe-4S binding protein yields the protein MSYVISEKCTKCGSCAPVCPQEAIAEGPKQFVIDADKCVDCGLCAGECPVEAISPA from the coding sequence ATGTCGTATGTAATATCAGAAAAATGCACAAAGTGTGGCAGTTGCGCCCCGGTGTGTCCTCAGGAAGCGATCGCGGAAGGCCCCAAGCAGTTCGTGATTGATGCCGACAAATGCGTGGATTGTGGCCTCTGCGCCGGCGAATGCCCGGTCGAGGCGATTTCCCCTGCATGA
- a CDS encoding sulfite exporter TauE/SafE family protein, with translation MTIWLMYCLLGGVAGLLAGLLGVGGGVIIVPALGVLFAQQQFAPDQIQHLVVGTSLASILFTSLSSMKAHHERESVDWTIVRRMAPAIVIGTLSGAWLASQVSTRFLQWLFVVFLFSLAAQMLLKEPASHSPRQSKHIMVMTLVGGLIGGLSSMVGIGGGSMLVPFLSWCNVAMRTAIGTSSAIGVFIALSGTAGSVIFAKSDAALPKFSLGYVYLPALAGIAVCSMLTAPVGAKLAHRLPVPILKRGFALLLLVIGIKLLINTAHFGGG, from the coding sequence ATGACGATTTGGTTGATGTATTGTTTGCTGGGTGGTGTTGCGGGGCTGTTGGCCGGGCTTTTGGGGGTCGGGGGGGGAGTCATTATTGTGCCGGCTCTGGGGGTCCTGTTCGCCCAACAGCAATTTGCTCCGGATCAAATTCAGCATTTGGTGGTGGGAACATCGCTGGCCAGTATTTTGTTCACCTCGCTTTCCAGCATGAAGGCGCACCATGAACGGGAGAGCGTGGACTGGACCATTGTCAGGCGCATGGCACCCGCCATCGTGATCGGAACCCTCTCGGGGGCCTGGCTGGCCAGCCAGGTGTCAACCCGGTTCCTGCAATGGCTGTTTGTGGTGTTCCTGTTCAGTCTGGCGGCGCAGATGCTACTGAAAGAGCCGGCCAGCCATTCGCCGCGGCAATCGAAGCATATCATGGTCATGACGCTGGTGGGGGGCCTGATCGGAGGGCTCTCCAGCATGGTCGGGATCGGGGGCGGGAGCATGTTGGTTCCCTTTTTATCCTGGTGCAATGTCGCCATGCGTACCGCGATTGGCACATCGTCAGCGATCGGAGTGTTCATTGCCTTGTCGGGGACGGCAGGCAGCGTCATTTTCGCAAAAAGTGATGCGGCTCTGCCGAAATTCTCACTGGGCTATGTCTACCTTCCCGCACTCGCCGGGATCGCGGTGTGCAGCATGTTGACGGCTCCGGTGGGCGCGAAATTGGCACACCGTCTGCCGGTTCCCATCTTGAAGCGTGGATTTGCCCTGTTGCTGCTGGTGATTGGCATCAAACTGCTGATCAATACCGCTCACTTTGGCGGTGGTTGA
- the amrS gene encoding AmmeMemoRadiSam system radical SAM enzyme — MKPQVNHLISRREFLGSLGAAAACMWCRAEGLAAITPVGPLAAQAAHEARFYQTMADTSVGCELCPRRCQVPDGMRGYCGVRENRHGKYYTLVYGQPSVTNLDPIEKKPLFHVYPGSRAFSIATVGCNIHCKFCQNFDISQAAPEELSAPYFSPEEIVDQAVQRKAKTLAFTYNEPTIFYEYMHDCARAAKNRNLESIIISNGFINEAPQKTLFPLVKAIKIDLKAFTQSFYGGICDGMLQPVLDTLKRLSRSGVWYEIVNLMIPTLNDNRQDLQRMAAWIVKELGPDVPIHFTRFTPLYRLKNLPPTPSETLLQARETALQEGCHFVYCGNQPGIDGENTICPGCKNIVIRRYGYRILENHLAAGKCTFCHRVIPGVWA; from the coding sequence ATGAAGCCGCAGGTTAACCATCTGATCAGCCGCCGGGAGTTTCTCGGCTCCCTAGGGGCCGCTGCTGCCTGCATGTGGTGCCGGGCCGAAGGGCTTGCGGCCATCACGCCCGTTGGTCCGCTAGCGGCCCAGGCCGCCCATGAGGCGCGGTTCTACCAGACGATGGCTGACACGAGCGTCGGCTGCGAACTCTGCCCACGCCGGTGTCAGGTTCCGGACGGGATGCGGGGGTATTGCGGGGTACGGGAGAACCGCCATGGGAAATACTACACGCTGGTGTATGGACAACCCAGCGTCACCAACCTCGACCCTATCGAGAAAAAGCCCTTGTTCCATGTCTATCCGGGGTCCCGCGCGTTTTCTATCGCCACGGTTGGGTGCAATATCCATTGTAAATTCTGTCAGAATTTTGACATTTCGCAGGCCGCACCTGAGGAGCTTTCCGCCCCCTACTTCAGCCCTGAGGAGATCGTCGATCAGGCGGTTCAACGGAAAGCCAAAACCCTCGCCTTCACCTATAATGAGCCGACGATCTTCTACGAGTACATGCATGACTGCGCCCGGGCGGCCAAAAACCGGAATCTGGAATCCATCATCATCTCCAACGGCTTCATCAACGAAGCTCCCCAGAAAACCCTTTTCCCGTTGGTGAAGGCCATTAAGATTGATCTCAAAGCCTTTACCCAGTCCTTTTACGGAGGGATTTGTGACGGCATGCTCCAACCTGTACTTGATACCCTCAAACGGTTATCCCGGTCAGGCGTCTGGTATGAGATTGTGAATCTCATGATTCCCACCCTGAATGACAATCGGCAGGACCTCCAGAGAATGGCCGCCTGGATCGTCAAGGAACTCGGCCCTGATGTCCCGATTCACTTCACACGCTTCACCCCGCTCTACCGGCTCAAGAACCTTCCGCCCACCCCCTCCGAAACGCTGCTTCAAGCGCGGGAGACGGCTCTGCAGGAAGGCTGTCACTTCGTTTACTGCGGTAATCAGCCGGGCATTGACGGGGAAAACACCATTTGTCCCGGCTGCAAAAACATCGTGATCAGGCGGTATGGATATCGGATTCTTGAGAACCATCTCGCTGCGGGAAAGTGCACCTTCTGCCATCGGGTTATTCCGGGTGTCTGGGCGTAA
- the amrB gene encoding AmmeMemoRadiSam system protein B, which produces MVRLSKFSLLGLLTLALTGVQASEVRPPAVAGAFYERTPFALDRQVDTLLAHAARPVLTGALVAAVAPHAGYIYSGSCAASLYSLMSSGQYDRVIILCPSHHAFITGVALPDPLLVAYSTPLGKVPIDREACDGLRANKGFVTLAIASDKEHAIEVQLPFLQKTIRSFRLVPLICGSDRQMDIKAVSTALLPYFGSNTLLLASSDFTHYGPNYGFEPFTDTVPERLHAWLKEASDQVAALDSEGFYAHCATTHDTICGETPIKILLATLKGSGRKLTGKVLALSTSGELTGSYDNSVSYAAIGFLSGPEVATGIEQKQAGIKEGSTVKEQRSGSWTPGLTEAEKKTLFALANDTLKWCVEGQGGPFDFSKYALTPLLKTDMATFVTLKIHGALRGCIGSLAPVEALYRSVHNNAVNAALRDPRFSPVQARELPRLEVDVSVLSPIRDIPSIADFKLGQQGIILEKGRYRAVYLPEVAPEQGWTVEETLMSLSQKAGLPADAWREGAKFKVFESVVLSDK; this is translated from the coding sequence ATGGTCCGATTAAGCAAATTCTCTTTACTTGGCCTGCTTACTCTCGCGTTGACCGGAGTCCAGGCATCAGAGGTGCGCCCGCCAGCGGTGGCAGGGGCGTTCTATGAACGAACCCCCTTTGCCCTGGACCGGCAGGTAGACACCTTACTCGCGCATGCGGCAAGGCCGGTCTTAACCGGGGCCCTGGTCGCGGCGGTGGCACCTCATGCGGGCTACATCTATTCGGGTTCCTGTGCCGCCAGCCTTTACTCCTTGATGTCCAGCGGCCAGTACGACCGGGTCATTATCCTCTGCCCTTCACATCACGCCTTTATCACAGGGGTTGCCCTGCCGGACCCGCTGCTGGTGGCTTATTCCACACCGCTAGGCAAGGTCCCCATCGACCGTGAAGCCTGTGACGGCTTGCGCGCGAATAAAGGGTTTGTAACCCTGGCCATCGCTTCGGACAAAGAACATGCCATCGAGGTGCAACTGCCTTTCCTACAGAAAACCATCCGGTCATTCCGGCTGGTGCCATTGATCTGTGGCTCGGACAGGCAGATGGATATAAAGGCCGTGAGCACCGCGCTGCTTCCTTATTTCGGGAGTAACACGCTGCTTCTGGCCTCATCCGATTTCACCCATTATGGTCCGAACTACGGCTTTGAGCCGTTCACTGACACTGTTCCTGAACGCCTTCATGCCTGGTTGAAGGAGGCTAGCGATCAAGTGGCCGCGTTGGACTCAGAAGGGTTCTACGCCCATTGTGCCACTACCCATGATACGATTTGCGGGGAGACGCCCATCAAGATTTTACTTGCGACCTTGAAAGGAAGCGGGCGGAAACTGACCGGGAAGGTGTTGGCGTTGTCCACCTCAGGGGAGTTGACCGGAAGCTATGACAACTCGGTTTCATATGCCGCGATCGGCTTTTTAAGCGGCCCCGAGGTCGCGACGGGGATTGAGCAGAAACAGGCAGGAATAAAGGAGGGCAGTACCGTGAAAGAACAACGTAGTGGAAGTTGGACACCGGGATTAACCGAGGCGGAAAAAAAGACTTTATTCGCCCTTGCGAACGATACCCTGAAATGGTGTGTCGAGGGCCAGGGTGGGCCGTTTGATTTCAGCAAGTATGCGCTCACCCCGCTTTTGAAAACAGACATGGCCACCTTTGTGACCCTTAAAATCCACGGAGCCCTCAGGGGTTGCATTGGCTCGTTGGCGCCCGTGGAGGCCTTATATCGATCCGTCCATAACAATGCCGTGAATGCGGCGCTCAGGGATCCCCGGTTCAGTCCCGTCCAGGCCAGGGAGCTGCCTCGTCTCGAAGTGGATGTGTCCGTATTGAGCCCGATCCGTGATATCCCCTCCATTGCCGACTTCAAGCTTGGACAGCAGGGGATCATTCTTGAAAAAGGCCGCTATCGGGCGGTGTACCTGCCCGAAGTGGCTCCTGAACAGGGGTGGACCGTGGAAGAGACCCTGATGTCGCTCAGTCAGAAGGCCGGCCTGCCTGCCGATGCCTGGCGCGAAGGGGCAAAGTTCAAAGTGTTTGAGAGCGTCGTATTGTCCGATAAATGA
- a CDS encoding ankyrin repeat domain-containing protein, which produces MNTKTKKIRMVICYTGTLLISALFGSISIAQTDTDLTVFEASENGNTEMVKAMVTANPAVMDLHDRYGKTPLHYAVCGNHENLIAYFLENGGSVMARDNRGWTALHYAADNGNPDIVEMLLSHHADVDAVDAMQWTPLHHAVMRGHTRVVLCLIKHGANVFAKTSSQTTADAIALAHGQLAIKDYLAAQMIAQSEATHINGYSHQ; this is translated from the coding sequence ATGAACACGAAAACGAAAAAAATCAGAATGGTCATTTGTTACACGGGGACGCTGTTGATAAGCGCCCTATTCGGAAGTATATCAATAGCGCAAACCGACACCGACCTCACGGTTTTTGAGGCCTCCGAGAACGGTAATACGGAGATGGTCAAGGCAATGGTGACCGCCAACCCTGCCGTGATGGATCTCCATGATCGGTATGGGAAAACCCCTCTGCATTACGCGGTGTGCGGGAATCACGAAAATCTGATCGCATATTTTCTTGAAAATGGCGGTTCAGTTATGGCGCGCGATAACCGCGGCTGGACAGCGCTCCACTATGCGGCCGACAACGGCAACCCCGACATCGTGGAAATGCTTCTCAGCCATCATGCAGATGTCGATGCAGTAGACGCCATGCAGTGGACACCCCTGCATCATGCCGTCATGAGGGGACACACGAGAGTGGTACTCTGTTTGATCAAACATGGAGCCAATGTATTTGCAAAAACGAGCAGCCAAACCACTGCAGACGCTATTGCGCTCGCCCATGGCCAACTCGCGATCAAGGATTATCTTGCCGCCCAAATGATAGCTCAGAGTGAGGCAACTCATATAAATGGATATTCTCATCAGTAA
- a CDS encoding helix-turn-helix domain-containing protein translates to MSREAVDALKQYEFPGNVRELKNMIERALIESAGSEITLNHLHFPEESFGRPLERTDFAPLLPRNLRQAEGVLARQAVSQANGNLSEAARSLGISRAKLYRLLPPDFEFT, encoded by the coding sequence TTGAGCCGTGAGGCGGTTGACGCCCTCAAGCAATATGAGTTCCCGGGAAACGTGCGCGAATTGAAGAATATGATTGAGCGGGCATTGATTGAAAGTGCTGGCTCCGAAATTACCCTGAATCACCTGCATTTTCCCGAAGAGAGCTTTGGTCGGCCACTGGAACGAACGGATTTCGCGCCGTTACTGCCGAGGAACCTGCGGCAAGCCGAGGGCGTTCTCGCCCGGCAGGCCGTGTCCCAGGCAAACGGCAACCTATCGGAAGCAGCGCGTTCGCTTGGGATCAGCCGTGCAAAACTTTATCGTCTTCTCCCTCCCGATTTTGAGTTCACCTGA
- a CDS encoding sigma-54 dependent transcriptional regulator, whose amino-acid sequence MSSIHDSCQTGSAVVIDDDPRSCGITDLCLRNIGCSVRAFTDARKGLASLQGDPPAVVITNLRMPDIDGLSILKTIKERSPGVEVILTMSHGDKTIALQALELGAFCLLEKPASPIELVEVVRRAIRFSVALQRLSCLEERVSHIARQESGRWGIEMFVGESQAFLKVLEDIRLLQGAASTSVLITGESGTGKELVARAIHYGSSRAGKPFVPINCSAIPSELAESALFGHQKGAFTGATADRKGCFELAHDGTVFLDEVGDMPLHIQAKLLRILEDGVVVPVGATQSRYVNVRVIAASNTDLKEAIASGGFRSDLFFRLSTFPFIIPPLRERVEDIPILARHFYKVLSAEMGISCASLNCEGAAACSAPPWMITPGFHARP is encoded by the coding sequence ATGAGCTCCATACACGATTCTTGTCAAACAGGTTCCGCGGTTGTCATTGATGATGACCCCCGTAGTTGCGGGATCACCGATCTTTGCCTTCGTAACATCGGTTGTTCTGTCCGGGCGTTCACAGATGCCAGGAAAGGACTGGCGTCATTGCAGGGGGATCCCCCGGCGGTGGTCATCACGAACTTACGTATGCCGGACATTGACGGGCTGTCCATCCTCAAAACGATAAAGGAACGGAGCCCCGGGGTTGAAGTCATTTTGACGATGAGTCATGGGGACAAGACCATCGCCCTGCAGGCGTTGGAATTGGGGGCATTTTGTCTCCTTGAAAAGCCGGCCAGCCCCATTGAACTGGTCGAAGTGGTCAGGCGTGCAATTCGTTTTTCGGTGGCACTGCAAAGGTTAAGCTGCCTTGAAGAACGGGTATCACACATCGCGCGGCAGGAATCAGGGCGGTGGGGAATTGAGATGTTTGTGGGCGAGTCTCAGGCGTTCCTGAAAGTCCTGGAGGACATCCGCCTGCTTCAGGGAGCGGCTAGTACATCGGTGTTGATTACTGGCGAAAGTGGCACTGGCAAGGAACTCGTCGCGCGCGCCATCCACTATGGGAGTTCACGGGCAGGCAAACCCTTTGTTCCAATCAATTGTTCAGCCATCCCGTCAGAACTTGCGGAATCGGCGTTGTTTGGACACCAGAAAGGGGCTTTTACGGGGGCAACGGCCGACCGGAAAGGATGTTTTGAACTGGCCCATGACGGAACGGTTTTCCTTGATGAAGTCGGCGATATGCCGCTGCACATTCAGGCAAAATTGCTCCGGATCCTGGAAGACGGGGTAGTCGTTCCCGTCGGGGCGACGCAATCACGTTACGTAAATGTGCGAGTGATTGCGGCCTCGAATACAGACCTGAAAGAAGCCATCGCGTCCGGCGGCTTCCGCTCCGATTTGTTTTTCAGGCTGTCAACATTTCCGTTTATCATCCCGCCGTTACGAGAGCGCGTTGAAGACATCCCGATTCTGGCTCGACATTTTTACAAGGTCCTTTCTGCTGAAATGGGGATCTCATGCGCTTCCTTGAATTGCGAAGGTGCAGCCGCTTGTTCTGCCCCCCCCTGGATGATCACTCCGGGATTCCATGCCCGTCCTTGA